Within Desulfomicrobium escambiense DSM 10707, the genomic segment GACGTGGACCACCACGAAGGCCAGGATGGCGAAGGCGCAGGCCAGGTGAATGAGCGCCAGCAGGCGCAGGTTCAGGAAGGTCAGGTTCCAGATGGCCCAGTCGTTGTAGAGCCAGTACAGCAGGCCCGTGCCCATCTGCAGGGTCAACAGGATCGCCGTCAGGCCCAGGTACGTCAGGCGCTGCAGGGGGTTGTGCTTGGCCTCCCTGGACTTCTGCACCGGGTGCGGCAGCCC encodes:
- a CDS encoding cytochrome b/b6 domain-containing protein; this encodes GLPHPVQKSREAKHNPLQRLTYLGLTAILLTLQMGTGLLYWLYNDWAIWNLTFLNLRLLALIHLACAFAILAFVVVHVYMTTTGHTLTSHVAAMFSGWEEVEEGEVAEWEVHEKR